A stretch of the Elusimicrobiota bacterium genome encodes the following:
- a CDS encoding prepilin-type N-terminal cleavage/methylation domain-containing protein — protein sequence MKKVKKGFTLIELMIVVAIIGILAAIAIPKFADLIRKSKEGATKGSLGAIRSALTIYYGEQEGIYPYSDLANNDGTEVAEGATTTTFNNTTGPFVTKYLDKLPSVKLGITALSDTTTTIFGTSIQTTGVNVDANQGRWWYRGATLGEMHVLCSLYDSRVTYITSW from the coding sequence ATGAAAAAGGTAAAAAAAGGGTTTACCCTTATTGAACTGATGATTGTGGTCGCTATTATAGGTATATTGGCAGCAATCGCAATCCCTAAATTCGCAGACCTCATCAGGAAGTCAAAAGAGGGTGCAACCAAAGGTTCACTTGGAGCAATCCGTTCTGCACTCACCATTTACTATGGTGAGCAAGAAGGCATTTATCCTTATTCAGATTTAGCAAATAACGATGGTACTGAAGTTGCTGAAGGTGCGACAACAACTACTTTCAATAATACAACAGGACCATTTGTGACAAAGTATCTGGATAAATTGCCATCAGTGAAACTTGGTATTACTGCACTTTCTGATACTACCACTACTATTTTTGGAACAAGTATTCAAACAACAGGTGTGAATGTTGATGCTAATCAGGGAAGATGGTGGTATAGAGGTGCTACACTTGGTGAAATGCATGTACTGTGCTCTCTGTATGATTCGAGAGTCACATATATCACATCATGGTAA